A window of the Desulfonatronovibrio magnus genome harbors these coding sequences:
- a CDS encoding tetratricopeptide repeat protein — MRKYKVYHHPSQGLVAVKDGFCWPAFLLSILWMAFKKLWFHVLAWAYWIFLTVFLYGEFSDKLADSFVFYGAAAVFFMVFFLIPGISGHKWLQVKTKKQGFEYLDSVAAANASAAVNAVSQKKLKWTIADYTDPDESSMQDEQLSKPVRFTQNKASEKPGNSLRYGVLILLFLSLGAVWWFLNPSIFSTEDNGLDEQVQKTEQADDINDHASQEATTASSKKSAQDQDLTEKTDMGTISERPGEHSSENDEVLQTDIDYAARCNQDFLTEDWKRAKESCHNAVQEKPEDAQLWNRLGQVYMQTDQAHQAEQAYEQAAGINPESVQAWSGKADALLMQDKSEQAVQALSQVVSLDPENMQARARLADEYTRTGQSHKAIDVWNQAENIQPGSGIQGLQDITRIQPQNPKAWHELGNAYDNVQDSGGAARAYQKAVDIDSGRADTWENLGNAQMAMGDFKQAISSYETATSINPSLSKSWYGQGRAYLSSENFHEQAALVGAGQTHGFFHKELNVWHGFEMTGDDLLLRLKAVKAFNNAVAIDPGFAEAWYEMGSFFLSTGQWMKPAIVYLEKAVDMKPDYDQAWKTLSKAYDAVGRKSQSIDALEKVLKLQKYNPENWEALIKACQEHGLENRVKKLTREMKVYFEEE, encoded by the coding sequence ATGCGAAAATACAAAGTTTATCATCACCCATCCCAAGGCCTGGTTGCAGTCAAAGATGGTTTTTGCTGGCCCGCTTTTCTTTTGTCCATCCTCTGGATGGCCTTTAAGAAACTCTGGTTTCATGTTCTTGCCTGGGCATACTGGATTTTTCTGACAGTATTTTTATATGGGGAATTTTCTGACAAGCTTGCAGACAGTTTTGTGTTTTATGGTGCAGCAGCAGTTTTTTTCATGGTATTTTTTCTGATTCCAGGTATTTCCGGGCATAAATGGTTACAAGTCAAGACTAAGAAACAGGGTTTTGAATACTTGGATAGTGTTGCTGCAGCAAATGCATCTGCTGCTGTTAATGCAGTTTCCCAAAAAAAGCTCAAGTGGACTATAGCAGATTATACTGATCCGGATGAATCATCTATGCAGGATGAGCAGCTTTCAAAACCTGTTAGATTCACTCAGAATAAAGCCTCAGAAAAGCCTGGAAATTCCCTGAGGTATGGAGTTCTGATTTTGCTTTTTCTAAGCCTTGGGGCTGTCTGGTGGTTTTTAAATCCTTCAATATTTTCCACTGAAGATAATGGACTGGATGAGCAGGTTCAAAAAACAGAACAGGCAGATGACATTAATGATCATGCTTCGCAGGAAGCAACAACTGCATCCTCAAAAAAATCAGCACAGGATCAGGATCTTACTGAAAAAACAGACATGGGAACAATTTCAGAGCGACCTGGTGAACATTCTTCAGAAAATGATGAGGTTCTTCAAACTGATATTGATTATGCAGCCCGGTGTAACCAGGATTTTCTAACTGAGGATTGGAAACGGGCAAAAGAATCCTGTCATAATGCCGTCCAGGAAAAACCCGAAGATGCTCAGCTCTGGAACAGGCTCGGCCAGGTTTACATGCAGACAGACCAGGCCCACCAGGCGGAACAAGCCTATGAACAGGCTGCCGGCATTAACCCTGAGAGTGTTCAGGCCTGGTCTGGAAAAGCAGATGCCTTGTTAATGCAGGATAAGTCAGAACAGGCGGTTCAGGCCCTGAGTCAGGTTGTGAGTTTGGACCCGGAAAATATGCAGGCTCGAGCCAGACTGGCTGATGAATATACTCGTACAGGCCAATCTCATAAGGCCATTGATGTCTGGAACCAGGCAGAAAATATTCAGCCTGGATCAGGCATACAGGGCCTGCAGGACATAACCCGCATCCAGCCGCAAAATCCAAAGGCCTGGCATGAGCTGGGAAATGCTTATGACAATGTTCAGGATTCAGGCGGTGCGGCCCGGGCATATCAGAAAGCAGTAGATATTGACAGCGGCCGGGCTGATACCTGGGAAAACCTTGGAAATGCTCAAATGGCTATGGGAGATTTTAAGCAGGCCATTTCTTCTTATGAAACAGCCACCAGCATCAACCCCTCTCTGTCAAAATCATGGTACGGCCAAGGCAGGGCTTATCTGAGCAGTGAAAATTTCCATGAGCAGGCTGCCTTAGTCGGTGCGGGACAGACACACGGCTTTTTTCATAAGGAGCTCAATGTCTGGCATGGATTTGAAATGACCGGGGATGACCTCCTGCTTAGACTCAAGGCTGTAAAGGCCTTCAATAATGCTGTGGCCATTGATCCGGGTTTTGCTGAAGCATGGTATGAAATGGGCAGTTTTTTTCTTTCAACAGGCCAGTGGATGAAACCAGCCATTGTTTATCTTGAAAAAGCTGTTGATATGAAACCTGATTATGATCAGGCCTGGAAAACCCTATCCAAGGCCTATGATGCTGTCGGCAGAAAAAGTCAAAGCATTGACGCCCTGGAAAAAGTGCTCAAACTGCAGAAATACAACCCCGAGAACTGGGAGGCCTTGATCAAAGCCTGTCAAGAACATGGGCTGGAGAACAGAGTGAAAAAATTGACCCGGGAAATGAAGGTCTATTTTGAGGAAGAGTGA
- a CDS encoding type IV pilin protein, with translation MERRIQGGQGGFTLIELIAVIVILGILAVVAIPRYVDLQESARVAAADGACAAVNSSVSLGFAEALIGGEDTSTAAGTACAEGIATSISGDWAFSTFTACTDTGNGSVEISRSDWDGDYECTIFSPTPSP, from the coding sequence ATGGAAAGAAGGATTCAAGGCGGACAAGGCGGTTTTACTTTGATTGAATTAATTGCGGTTATTGTTATCTTGGGGATTTTGGCTGTTGTTGCAATACCCCGTTATGTTGACCTTCAGGAAAGTGCAAGAGTGGCAGCTGCTGATGGTGCATGTGCAGCTGTTAATTCTTCAGTTAGCCTTGGTTTTGCAGAGGCATTAATTGGTGGTGAAGACACATCTACTGCTGCTGGTACAGCATGTGCTGAGGGAATTGCAACTTCAATTAGCGGAGATTGGGCATTCTCCACTTTTACTGCATGTACTGACACTGGAAATGGTAGCGTAGAAATTAGTCGTTCTGATTGGGATGGTGATTATGAATGTACAATCTTTTCACCAACCCCTAGCCCATAA
- a CDS encoding type II toxin-antitoxin system Phd/YefM family antitoxin — protein MHAINISDARKNLPHLISEIAASRNEVLITRHGRPIARLIAYEPDKSTQNKYPLRGLEFQVEGDFDEPMPDMWDAMKL, from the coding sequence ATGCACGCCATAAATATATCTGATGCCCGCAAAAATCTTCCCCACCTGATCTCTGAAATTGCCGCCTCCCGAAATGAAGTGCTCATCACCAGACACGGCAGGCCGATTGCCAGGCTTATAGCCTATGAGCCTGACAAAAGTACACAAAACAAATACCCTTTGCGCGGTCTTGAGTTTCAGGTTGAGGGAGATTTTGACGAACCAATGCCGGATATGTGGGACGCCATGAAGCTATGA
- a CDS encoding type II toxin-antitoxin system VapC family toxin: MIILDTHVWLWWLHTPNLLSNAAYQRIKEEEKLGGIRVSAISIWEIAVKVQIKKLVLPLDIETWYFSASSYPGLTIEPLYPLDAIESTRLPDIFHKDPADRIIVAVSRRYGVPLVTCDQKILNYDHVQTLW; this comes from the coding sequence ATGATCATCCTTGATACACATGTCTGGCTCTGGTGGCTGCACACCCCGAACCTGCTGTCTAATGCTGCCTACCAGCGAATCAAAGAGGAAGAAAAGCTTGGAGGGATCAGAGTTTCAGCAATTTCAATCTGGGAAATTGCCGTCAAAGTGCAGATAAAAAAGCTTGTTTTACCTCTGGATATTGAAACATGGTATTTTTCAGCCAGCTCATATCCCGGTTTGACTATTGAACCCCTGTATCCTTTAGATGCCATTGAGAGCACACGCCTGCCCGACATTTTTCACAAAGATCCAGCAGACCGGATTATTGTTGCTGTTTCCCGGCGCTACGGAGTTCCTCTTGTAACATGTGACCAGAAAATTCTGAATTATGATCACGTACAAACATTATGGTAA
- a CDS encoding DUF6444 domain-containing protein, translating to MTINTKNIQDLLAQVEKQIAEEEDLSPALKTSLELMVMVINLLAQKLGLDSTNSSIPPSADPNRKKKSKSQGDKKPGGQKGRKGINLKPVDKPDIIHQIPVDINTLPQGQYRAGGYERRQVFDIDISMIVTEYQAQIFNNEKGQHFVAPFPEGVSRPAQYGPGVKTNAVYMSLFQLTPYNRVQCEICLELYAP from the coding sequence ATGACCATAAACACTAAAAATATCCAAGACCTTTTAGCGCAGGTCGAAAAGCAGATTGCCGAAGAAGAGGATTTGTCTCCAGCTCTCAAGACAAGTCTTGAGTTGATGGTAATGGTCATTAATCTGCTTGCTCAAAAACTTGGACTCGATTCCACAAACAGCAGTATTCCTCCTTCTGCTGACCCAAACCGGAAAAAGAAGTCCAAGTCACAGGGCGATAAAAAACCTGGCGGACAAAAAGGCCGCAAAGGGATCAATCTTAAGCCTGTAGATAAGCCAGACATCATTCATCAGATCCCCGTTGATATAAACACTTTGCCACAAGGGCAATACCGAGCTGGTGGTTACGAACGTAGACAGGTCTTTGACATAGACATATCAATGATTGTTACAGAGTACCAGGCCCAGATATTTAACAATGAAAAGGGACAGCATTTTGTTGCTCCTTTTCCTGAGGGCGTCTCCAGGCCAGCTCAGTACGGCCCCGGAGTCAAAACGAATGCAGTCTATATGTCACTGTTCCAGCTCACGCCCTATAATCGTGTTCAGTGCGAAATATGCCTGGAGCTATACGCCCCATGA
- a CDS encoding ATP-binding protein, with protein MKKLPIGIQTFENLIDEGYYYVDKTHFVHQLSSEGKYYFLSRPRRFGKSLFLSTIKAAFQGKKDLFQGLFLENNWDWDRVNPVVHVSFGSGVVRNVSELEVSFDEILYDHGLKYNIEYVKKSLKGKFAELIFTLHEKTGQKVVILIDEYDKPVLDNIEKKDMAVAIREELKNYYSVIKDADPYIKFVFITGVSKFSKVSLFSGLNNLEDITLNQKYSDICGYTQDELETVFADFLEGVDLNQVRLWYNGYNWLGKEVYNPFDILLYLKSKVFSNYWFETGTPSFLIKMLYNGQYNIPGIENLKAGEEIVGSFDVENITAETLLFQAGYLTITGFEQVGSFRRYTLTYPNMEVKSSLNNSILSTLAKDSLAKTRNQSDLIDALLGNDLDSLKDIFHAFFASIPHDWYRKNQLSRYEGYYASVVYCYFAALGLDVRAEESTSKGRLDLVIRFQGRVYILEFKVVELAGEGRPIEQIKDRGYADKYVGQEVYLIGVEFSSKERNVVGFEWE; from the coding sequence ATGAAAAAACTACCCATAGGAATTCAGACTTTTGAAAACCTGATTGATGAAGGCTATTATTACGTGGACAAGACTCATTTTGTTCACCAGTTATCCTCAGAGGGCAAATACTATTTCCTGTCCAGGCCGCGCAGGTTTGGCAAGAGCCTGTTTTTGAGCACCATCAAGGCAGCTTTTCAGGGTAAAAAGGATTTGTTTCAGGGGCTGTTCCTAGAAAATAACTGGGATTGGGACCGGGTAAACCCTGTGGTGCATGTGAGCTTTGGGTCAGGCGTGGTCCGAAATGTTAGTGAACTTGAGGTTTCATTTGATGAGATTCTTTATGATCACGGACTGAAGTATAATATTGAGTATGTTAAAAAAAGTTTGAAAGGCAAGTTTGCAGAATTAATTTTCACTTTGCACGAAAAAACAGGGCAAAAAGTTGTCATACTGATTGATGAATATGACAAGCCAGTATTAGACAATATTGAAAAGAAAGATATGGCTGTAGCCATCCGGGAAGAGCTTAAGAATTATTATTCCGTAATCAAGGATGCTGATCCATATATCAAGTTTGTATTTATTACCGGTGTGTCCAAGTTCAGCAAGGTGTCCCTTTTCAGTGGGTTGAACAATCTGGAAGATATTACTCTGAATCAGAAGTATTCAGATATATGCGGTTATACCCAAGATGAGCTGGAGACAGTATTTGCTGATTTTTTAGAAGGTGTGGACCTGAATCAGGTAAGGTTATGGTATAATGGTTATAACTGGCTAGGCAAAGAAGTCTATAATCCTTTTGACATTTTACTCTACCTTAAATCCAAAGTATTTTCCAATTACTGGTTTGAGACCGGTACGCCAAGTTTTTTAATCAAAATGCTCTATAATGGGCAATACAACATACCCGGCATAGAAAATCTTAAGGCTGGAGAAGAGATTGTGGGCAGTTTTGATGTGGAGAATATTACGGCTGAAACCCTGCTTTTTCAGGCCGGATACTTGACCATTACAGGATTTGAACAGGTTGGATCCTTCAGGCGCTATACACTGACCTATCCTAACATGGAGGTCAAATCCAGTTTAAACAATTCAATCCTGAGCACTCTGGCCAAAGACAGTCTGGCCAAAACCAGGAATCAGTCAGATCTCATAGATGCCCTGCTAGGCAATGATCTGGATAGCCTTAAGGATATTTTTCATGCCTTTTTTGCTTCCATTCCACATGACTGGTATCGCAAAAATCAATTGTCGAGATATGAAGGTTATTATGCTTCTGTGGTTTATTGCTATTTTGCAGCTCTTGGGCTTGATGTACGCGCTGAAGAGTCAACCAGCAAGGGGCGCTTGGATCTGGTTATCCGCTTCCAGGGCCGGGTTTATATTCTGGAGTTTAAGGTTGTTGAGCTTGCAGGTGAAGGCAGACCCATTGAACAGATTAAAGACAGAGGTTATGCAGATAAGTATGTGGGACAGGAAGTGTATCTCATCGGGGTTGAGTTCTCAAGTAAAGAGCGTAATGTGGTGGGTTTTGAGTGGGAGTGA
- a CDS encoding OmpP1/FadL family transporter — MRDGVSLKACVLMIVLLCFVYVGHVNAAGFALYEWGARGTSMGGTMIGRADDPSAVAYNPAGITQLEGIQAKAGFSVVSPTGRIQTPEGSKSITRNHWIPPYAYLTWQMNDKAWLGLGIYNRFGLGTEYDKDWFGRYNSQYTRVQSLSFNPNIAYKLTDTLSIAVGAEIMWFDFHQERAINDWARGMRAADIDAKLDGDSYGFGGNIALHYKPNDTWAFGLTYKSRVKQSISGDAKFSRHPGAAVPQPWFQNTSAKGDITLPDSFALGVTFSPMDRLSLEGNAIYTLWSTYDELKINFGQDLTPGSPLGSTTTSSTDKKWKDVWRFQLGAEYELTDLINVRLGYVYDQIPDRDRYADYMTPTNNRHIITTGLGFKWEKASLDLSYSYLWFANRSIDERYLDDGVLDSRFKNGRTHLTGISFSYRF, encoded by the coding sequence ATGAGAGATGGTGTTAGTCTTAAAGCTTGTGTGTTGATGATTGTGCTGCTCTGTTTTGTCTATGTCGGGCATGTGAATGCCGCCGGTTTTGCACTTTATGAATGGGGTGCCAGGGGCACTTCCATGGGTGGAACCATGATAGGCCGTGCTGATGATCCTTCTGCGGTTGCCTATAATCCAGCCGGTATTACTCAGCTGGAGGGTATTCAGGCCAAGGCAGGCTTCTCTGTGGTCTCTCCCACAGGCAGAATTCAAACTCCCGAGGGATCCAAAAGCATTACCAGGAATCACTGGATACCTCCTTATGCTTACCTTACCTGGCAGATGAATGACAAGGCCTGGCTTGGACTGGGAATTTACAACAGGTTCGGTCTGGGTACAGAATATGATAAAGACTGGTTCGGCAGGTATAACAGCCAGTATACCAGAGTTCAGTCACTGTCCTTTAACCCTAATATTGCCTATAAGTTGACTGATACGCTGTCCATTGCTGTTGGAGCTGAAATCATGTGGTTTGATTTTCACCAGGAAAGAGCTATAAATGACTGGGCCAGGGGCATGAGAGCGGCTGATATCGATGCCAAACTTGACGGGGACAGCTATGGTTTTGGCGGTAATATTGCCTTGCACTACAAACCCAATGACACGTGGGCTTTTGGCTTGACTTATAAAAGCAGAGTTAAGCAAAGTATTTCAGGAGATGCAAAATTCAGCCGTCATCCCGGTGCTGCAGTTCCTCAGCCCTGGTTTCAGAATACTTCAGCCAAAGGTGACATCACATTGCCTGACTCGTTTGCACTTGGTGTTACATTCAGTCCAATGGACAGGCTGAGTCTTGAAGGAAATGCTATTTACACTTTGTGGAGTACTTATGATGAGCTGAAAATTAATTTTGGACAGGACTTGACCCCAGGCAGTCCTTTGGGATCAACCACAACATCTTCCACTGATAAAAAATGGAAGGATGTCTGGCGTTTCCAGCTTGGCGCTGAATATGAACTGACTGATTTGATAAATGTTCGTCTTGGCTATGTGTATGATCAGATACCTGATCGTGACAGATATGCTGACTACATGACTCCCACCAACAACCGGCACATAATTACCACAGGCCTTGGTTTCAAGTGGGAAAAGGCCAGTTTGGACTTATCCTACTCATACCTGTGGTTCGCAAACAGGTCCATTGATGAACGTTACTTAGATGACGGAGTTTTGGACAGCAGGTTTAAAAATGGTCGGACTCACTTGACCGGAATAAGTTTCAGCTACAGGTTTTAA
- a CDS encoding DUF362 domain-containing protein has protein sequence MSKVYFWNLRASRKMPYDLRIKKLLKKLELGAMLEPGMLAAVKIHFGEGGTTGFVSPLWLKPVIDFVKKCGAKPFLIDTNTLYIGNRGEAVSHHLQAAAHGFDPNVIGAPVIIADGIKSRNERIINYAGNSLSEFYIAGDIVDSDFIVNVSHFKGHELAGYGGALKNLAMGCATRQGKMRQHCGLGPKVDLKHCIGCGMCVEVCAPMALTLDEEKVALDLGKCVGCAACFLACKTGALSINWKTEVDEFLKRMMEYAGAVLSLMHDRAVHINFVFNVTPDCDCPGFSDAPVCADIGVLASKDPVAVDQACLDLVDNAQPLFPSKLPDSAVPGDDKFKLVHPKTNGRWSLQYAEDLGLGTRSYQLETI, from the coding sequence ATGAGTAAGGTGTATTTCTGGAATCTCAGGGCTTCGCGAAAAATGCCATATGATCTGCGTATAAAAAAGCTGCTGAAGAAATTAGAGCTGGGGGCTATGTTAGAGCCAGGAATGCTTGCAGCTGTTAAGATTCATTTTGGGGAAGGAGGGACAACCGGTTTTGTATCTCCACTCTGGCTTAAACCTGTTATCGATTTTGTTAAAAAATGTGGAGCTAAACCTTTTTTAATTGATACAAATACTCTTTATATAGGCAATCGAGGAGAAGCTGTCTCGCATCACCTGCAGGCCGCTGCCCATGGGTTTGATCCCAATGTTATCGGGGCACCAGTGATTATTGCTGATGGCATAAAAAGCCGTAATGAAAGGATCATAAACTATGCCGGCAACAGCTTGTCAGAATTTTATATTGCTGGTGACATTGTTGACAGTGACTTTATTGTCAACGTCAGTCACTTTAAAGGGCATGAACTTGCAGGATATGGTGGAGCACTAAAGAATCTGGCCATGGGTTGTGCCACCCGTCAGGGAAAAATGCGACAGCATTGTGGTTTAGGGCCCAAAGTTGATCTGAAGCATTGTATTGGTTGTGGTATGTGTGTGGAAGTATGCGCTCCCATGGCCTTAACTCTTGATGAAGAAAAGGTTGCCCTGGATCTGGGTAAATGCGTTGGTTGTGCTGCATGTTTTCTTGCTTGCAAGACTGGAGCACTGTCAATAAACTGGAAAACCGAAGTGGATGAATTTTTGAAAAGAATGATGGAATATGCTGGAGCGGTTTTGAGTCTTATGCATGATCGAGCCGTGCATATCAATTTTGTGTTTAATGTCACGCCTGACTGTGACTGTCCAGGTTTCAGCGATGCCCCTGTATGTGCAGATATTGGAGTGCTGGCATCCAAAGACCCTGTTGCCGTTGATCAGGCCTGTCTTGATCTTGTAGACAACGCTCAACCTCTGTTTCCCAGCAAACTTCCGGACAGCGCTGTCCCCGGAGATGACAAGTTCAAACTTGTCCATCCCAAAACCAATGGGCGGTGGTCTTTACAATATGCTGAGGATCTGGGCCTTGGTACCCGAAGCTACCAGTTAGAAACCATTTGA
- a CDS encoding FmdB family zinc ribbon protein, which yields MPIYEYRCNDCQQVFEEWQKGFEDLEKVCPICGGASSRLISNSAFVLKGSGWYVTDYCGNNSAAGNGDGKTTEKEKSAPATETKASDTGSTPATSSSQAS from the coding sequence ATGCCTATTTATGAGTACAGGTGCAATGACTGCCAGCAGGTTTTTGAAGAGTGGCAAAAAGGCTTTGAAGACCTTGAAAAAGTCTGTCCTATCTGTGGTGGGGCGTCTTCAAGGCTCATATCCAACTCAGCTTTCGTGCTTAAAGGAAGTGGTTGGTATGTTACGGATTATTGCGGAAATAATTCAGCAGCCGGCAATGGGGATGGTAAGACGACTGAAAAAGAAAAGTCCGCCCCTGCTACTGAAACCAAGGCATCGGATACAGGCAGCACGCCTGCAACTTCAAGTTCCCAGGCAAGTTAG
- the purB gene encoding adenylosuccinate lyase, whose product MIERYTRKEMGDIWSMENRFKSWLEVELAICEAWHELGVIPAEDMQQIRSNAGFDLNRILEIEEKTRHDVIAFLTAVEEKVGPSARFIHLGCTSSDIVDTANALLLFRAGMLISGALNSLLETLSDLAHRHRGRLVMGRTHGIHAEPTSFGLKMTNFYAEFSRHQARWRRAVDNIRVGKISGAVGTYAHLDPEVERITCKLLGLKVDPISSQIVQRDRHAEYFTALALLAGGIERVCVELRHLQRTEVLEVEEGFTKGQKGSSAMPHKKNPISAENLTGLSRLVRTNALAAMENMALWHERDISHSSVERVIMPDSTILIHYMLFRLNNLLSNLKINEANMERNLNSSMGLYFSQRVLLGLIEKGMQRQEAYELVQGHAMHCWENQVFFPDRIRSDSRICDFLSADRLDTLFDTQYYLQHEKLIMDRVFENGK is encoded by the coding sequence ATGATTGAACGATATACCAGAAAGGAGATGGGTGACATCTGGTCAATGGAAAACAGGTTCAAGTCATGGCTTGAGGTTGAGCTTGCCATTTGCGAAGCCTGGCATGAACTTGGAGTTATTCCAGCTGAAGATATGCAGCAGATTCGCAGCAATGCGGGATTTGATCTAAATCGTATTTTAGAGATTGAAGAGAAGACCAGGCATGACGTTATAGCTTTTTTAACGGCTGTTGAAGAGAAGGTGGGGCCATCTGCAAGATTTATTCACCTGGGATGTACTTCTTCTGATATTGTGGATACTGCCAATGCCTTGCTGCTTTTCAGAGCAGGCATGCTTATTTCAGGCGCATTAAACAGCCTGCTTGAGACTCTAAGTGATCTGGCTCACAGGCACAGGGGGCGCCTTGTCATGGGCAGAACTCATGGCATTCACGCTGAACCCACCAGTTTTGGTCTCAAGATGACCAACTTTTATGCTGAATTCAGTCGTCATCAGGCCCGGTGGAGAAGGGCTGTAGATAACATCAGGGTAGGTAAAATTTCCGGTGCTGTTGGCACCTATGCTCATTTAGATCCTGAAGTGGAAAGGATAACCTGTAAGCTCCTGGGACTTAAAGTTGATCCAATTTCTTCTCAGATTGTCCAGCGCGACAGGCATGCAGAATACTTTACAGCCCTGGCTTTGCTGGCCGGTGGAATTGAAAGGGTTTGTGTAGAACTCAGGCATCTGCAGCGCACTGAAGTTCTGGAAGTAGAAGAAGGATTCACCAAGGGACAGAAGGGGTCTTCAGCAATGCCTCATAAAAAGAACCCCATATCTGCTGAAAATTTGACTGGACTTTCCCGCCTGGTTCGAACCAATGCCTTAGCAGCCATGGAAAATATGGCTTTATGGCACGAACGTGATATCAGCCATTCATCAGTTGAAAGGGTTATTATGCCTGACTCAACCATCCTTATTCACTACATGTTATTCCGCTTGAATAACTTGCTGTCCAACCTTAAAATCAATGAAGCCAATATGGAGCGAAACCTTAATTCTTCCATGGGGCTCTATTTTTCCCAGCGTGTACTGCTTGGTCTCATTGAAAAGGGGATGCAGAGACAGGAAGCTTACGAATTAGTTCAGGGTCACGCCATGCACTGCTGGGAAAACCAGGTATTTTTTCCAGACAGAATCAGGTCAGACTCCAGAATTTGTGACTTTCTAAGTGCTGACAGGCTTGATACGCTTTTTGACACTCAATATTACCTTCAACACGAGAAACTAATCATGGACAGGGTGTTTGAAAATGGGAAATGA
- the pyrE gene encoding orotate phosphoribosyltransferase: protein MGNDELKIKLARLLYSKSYKEGDFTLTSGKKSDYYFDCKQTALHPEGCYLIGKLFLNMIHESAMEIQGVGGMTLGADPLISAVTVVSYLEKTPLPGFIIRKKSKGHGTNAYLEGMANFKPGDKVCLLEDVVTTGGTLLTACERVKDQKLDIRGIICVLDRQEGGRENIAKAGYQLTSIFTRKELLHAARQ from the coding sequence ATGGGAAATGACGAGCTTAAAATTAAACTTGCCAGGCTGCTTTATTCCAAATCCTACAAGGAAGGCGACTTTACCCTTACTTCAGGCAAAAAAAGTGATTACTATTTTGATTGCAAACAGACTGCCCTCCATCCTGAGGGCTGCTACCTGATAGGTAAGCTGTTTCTAAATATGATCCATGAGTCAGCTATGGAAATACAGGGTGTTGGAGGCATGACTCTGGGAGCAGATCCCTTGATTTCTGCTGTTACTGTTGTGTCATACTTAGAAAAAACCCCACTTCCAGGTTTTATTATCCGTAAAAAATCTAAAGGACACGGGACTAATGCCTATCTCGAAGGCATGGCCAACTTTAAGCCCGGAGACAAGGTATGCCTGCTGGAAGATGTTGTCACAACCGGTGGTACACTTCTGACAGCATGTGAAAGGGTTAAAGACCAGAAACTTGATATTCGCGGTATAATCTGTGTACTTGACCGTCAGGAAGGGGGCAGGGAAAATATTGCCAAGGCCGGTTACCAGCTGACATCCATTTTTACCAGAAAAGAACTGCTCCATGCGGCCCGGCAATAG